In one window of Hevea brasiliensis isolate MT/VB/25A 57/8 chromosome 10, ASM3005281v1, whole genome shotgun sequence DNA:
- the LOC110651136 gene encoding probable terpene synthase 12: MAALLHHFCLPYIYPVTKNMPIYPQQRTPANSMKTRHAICSLSTQTSHSARDERKSANYQPTIWSYNFVQSLNNTNADEMHRDKAKKLEEEIRCMIENEDAESLNILEMIDDIQRLGLGHRFENDIQRILDEIQYLKQKGHCKSQKSLHATALTFRLLRQHGYEVSQAVFKDFMDHKGDILAKLEKDIKGILSLYEASHLAFEGEDLLQKAMVQTSIHLKNIYNKSESESLEIKESISHALELPLHQRMVMLEARWAIETYSKREDANFKLLELAKLDFNMVQSVLQRDLKDMSRWWDSLGISNKLEFCRDRLMECFFWTVGMVFEPEFSSCRKGLTKVTSFITTIDDVYDVYGTLEELELFTHAVERWDVSAVRDLPDYMKICFLAFFNTINEIAYHTLKEQGEDAIPYLKKAWSDLCKAFLKEAKWSYNKYIPSFEEYLENAWRSVSGTVILIHAYFLMFPSNSKEPLDCLYNYHDLLRWPSIIFRLSNDLGTSSAEIVRGETVNSISCYMNETGVSEEQAREHISKLIGKAWKKINEQKIDEKTPFAKPFVEAAINLARIAQCTYQHGDGHGAPDCRSKHRVLSLIIEPISINVHKWPNQ; the protein is encoded by the exons ATGGCTGCATTATTGCATCATTTCTGCTTGCCCTACATTTACCCTGTAACGAAAAACATGCCCATCTACCCTCAACAAAGGACACCTGCCAATTCTATGAAAACTAGGCATGCCATTTGCTCACTGAGCACACAGACTTCTCATTCAGCAAGGGATGAAAGAAAATCGGCTAATTATCAACCAACCATATGGAGTTACAACTTTGTGCAGTCCTTAAATAATACCAATGCG GATGAAATGCACAGGGATAAGGCAAAGAAGCTGGAGGAGGAGATAAGATGTATGATTGAGAATGAAGATGCAGAGTCATTAAACATTCTCGAAATGATTGATGACATTCAACGGCTCGGTTTGGGTCACCGTTTCGAAAATGACATACAGAGAATCCTAGATGAAATTCAATATTTGAAACAAAAAGGCCATTGCAAATCCCAGAAATCTCTCCATGCTACTGCTCTCACTTTCAGACTCCTTAGACAACATGGCTATGAGGTGTCTCAAG CTGTGTTTAAGGATTTCATGGACCACAAGGGCGATATCCTGGCCAAACTTGAAAAGGACATAAAAGGAATTCTAAGTTTGTATGAAGCCTCCCATCTTGCTTTTGAAGGAGAAGACCTTTTACAAAAGGCAATGGTACAAACAAGCATACATCTCAAGAATATCTACAACAAATCAGAATCAGAATCACTGGAGATCAAAGAAAGCATTAGCCATGCTCTTGAGCTTCCATTGCACCAGAGAATGGTTATGCTGGAAGCACGCTGGGCTATCGAAACATATAGTAAAAGAGAGGATGCAAATTTCAAGCTACTTGAACTTGCAAAGCTGGATTTCAACATGGTGCAGTCAGTACTTCAAAGAGATCTCAAGGACATGTCAAG GTGGTGGGACAGTTTAGGCATATCAAACAAGTTGGAGTTTTGCAGAGATAGACTAATGGAATGCTTCTTCTGGACAGTTGGAATGGTATTTGAGCCAGAGTTTAGTTCTTGTCGCAAAGGGCTAACAAAAGTCACATCTTTCATAACCACCATAGATGATGTCTATGATGTTTATGGTACTCTCGAAGAATTGGAGCTATTCACCCACGCTGTTGAGAG ATGGGATGTAAGTGCAGTGAGAGATCTTCCTGACTATATGAAGATATGTTTCCTTGCTTTCTTCAACACCATCAATGAGATAGCTTACCACACTCTCAAAGAACAAGGAGAAGATGCCATTCCTTACCTCAAAAAAGCA tGGTCTGATTTGTGTAAAGCATTCTTAAAAGAAGCAAAATGGAGCTACAACAAATATATACCATCATTTGAAGAGTATCTTGAAAATGCCTGGCGATCAGTATCAGGAACTGTTATACTGATTCATGCATACTTTCTAATGTTTCCAAGTAATTCCAAGGAGCCACTTGATTGCTTATATAACTATCATGATCTACTTCGATGGCCATCCATTATTTTTCGCCTTTCCAATGATTTAGGGACTTCCTCG gcAGAGATAGTTCGAGGTGAAACCGTAAATTCAATCTCCTGCTACATGAACGAAACTGGTGTTTCTGAAGAACAAGCGCGTGAACACATAAGTAAATTGATAGGCAAGGCATGGAAGAAGATAAATGAgcagaaaattgatgagaaaactcCATTTGCTAAGCCTTTTGTGGAAGCAGCAATAAATCTTGCCAGGATTGCCCAATGCACATACCAACATGGAGATGGCCATGGTGCTCCTGATTGCAGATCAAAGCACAGAGTCCTATCGTTGATTATTGAACCTATTTCAATTAATGTACATAAATGGCCAAATCAATAA